Genomic segment of Paenibacillus sp. FSL R5-0623:
GAGATGCGGGACATGATTGATCAGTTTGCAGCAGATGAGCAGGCCACAGCCCAGTATGAGCGTTTTATGGAGAAACATCAGGCACTGGAGGAGAAAGAACGGCAAAATATTGAGTTGCTTGCCTCTGAAATTCAGGTATATGAAGAGGAAGAACGCGCTCTTTATGATCATCCCCTCATTCGTCGGTTTATCTATGCACAACGGGAGTTCAGTCAGCTACATCAGCAGATCAGTCACTATTTCACGAAATCCGTGGAGTTGAACCGCCTGCCCGAATCCAATGAACTAGGTAAGGAAGCTTGCGGGTGTGGAGGAAGTTGTTCCAGCAACCACTAAGATCATCCTTTGTCTAAATAATAAAAAAAGAGTATCCGATCAGAAACCACTCTATTCGGATACTCTTTTTTATATAAATCAACTAATATTTACACGACTATGTAGAGGACAGCGATCGGAAGCTTATTCTGTCATCTACAGATCCAGCAACAGCGATACGAGCAATCCCATGGATGCAATCAAACCCACAATTGGCCCACCTTCTTCAAAGGCTTCCGGCATCATCGTCGAGCAGATCATGGCAATGATTCCACCACCTGCAAATGCACCAATCGCTGCACCCATCTCCTCTGGAAGCTGTTCCAGAAACAGATATCCACCCAAAGCCGCAAGCGCGGAGATCAATAGTACACTCAGCCACATTAATATGATTTTGCCACGACTGTACTTGCCCTGTAGTCCAACCGTACTGGACAGACCTTCAGGAATGTTGCTGACAAAGATGGATACCACCAGCACCACACTGACACCGTTTCCGGCCAGCAAGCTGGCTCCAAGCATGATGGATTCCGGGATAGCGTCCATTACTGTGCCTGCAAAGATCCCCAAGCCGCTTTGATTCGAGTCTCCTGACTTTCCCGAGCGTTTACGCCCTGCCCCACCCTTTGCCGAGATGAGCAGGTCAAACAAGGTATACACGACGGCACCTGCCGTAAAACCAATGGCTGTAGGGATGATCCCCCCATCATTCAGCGCATCTCCGAGTAGTTCAAAGGTTGCTGCCCCGATTAATGTACCTGTCCCAAAAGCCATGATCCATCCGATTACTCGTTTGGGAATCTTTAGAAACAGCGCTGCGAGTGCACCAATGACAACCGCTGAGGCAGAGATGCCGCCCCACATGAATGCAGTCCACATCCGGGTCGACCCCTCTCTTGTTCAATAATCTTCTATCATTCCATTAACCCTTGCCGACGAATCAAAAACAATCCTGTGACGTTGTGACCTATATCACCTGCTGTGTTCAAAAATCACGCTATGATGAAATGATGCGAATTACAACAGAACAGATCAGGAACTGTACGGCTCCAATAATTTCAATGATACCGACCTTCATAGGGCGCAGTGTTCTGCCTGCATATATGAAGGTGCGTACAGCGGAATAGACATACGCCAAAGACATCCATGGATATCCAATCACCATCGGTATGATAATTAGAAGGATATGTACCATGCGAGTTAGCATCAGCCATCGCTTATTCGTTCGCTCTCGAAAGACTGATTTCACAAAGAACGTACTTCCTGTAAAATGTAAGAAAGAAAACAAAACGACGATCGCCATTCCATAGTCCCAGTGCCCGCCTCCTATGAGATAAGCAGCTGCTCCCCCTAGAGAGAATACGAGCATGGCACACAGGTCATTGGTAAGCGAGCGTTCTACTTTGTGTCTCACATGCCAGATGTTCACCAGCAACAAGCCAGCCAGTACCGGGCCAAAGAATAATAGTGAGATCTGACCCAGAACGGGTGGGATCAAACAGATTAGAGCCACTGTACCGTAGATTGCCGCCCACTTGTAGAGACGATGTCGATTGGCATTCTTTTTCAAAGACTGTAGTAAGGGATACGCGGTTAGATATAATCCAAGCCAAGCTACAAATAAGGGCGCATGCAGCCAGTGCGGACCACTTGCAATCACACCTACCAGAAAAGGCACACCAACCATGGCCCAGCCGCCATGTTCATGAGGGATAACGATTGAATGCGTATTGGTCTTCACTTCACAGTTAACCTCCTAGGATTGAATGATATCGAAGTTAGAAATATGAACACAGAGAGGAAAGATTCTCATGAGCAGGGTAAACAAAGATTCAGCAGCGGAGTTTCTACAACAGTTCCCCATCTTTCAGGACCTTAGTCCAGAAGAATTAATGCAGGTCGAAGATATCGCCATTTCCAGAAGCATTCATAAGAAAACGGTCATTTTTAGCGAAGGTAGCGAAAAAGAAGCTGTTTTTTTCATTCGTACCGGCATCGTAAAAGCATATAAAACGGATGAGAACGGACATGAACAGATTGTCTCTTTTCTCAAAACAGGAGATATGTTCCCGCACACCGGCTTTTTTAACGCACACCCCTATCCGGCTACCGCTGAAGCGATTACCCCTACCGAACTTCTGGCCATACCTGTCAGACTGTTCGAACGTTTAATGCTGAGCACTCCATCAATTGCGATCAAAATCATGCGTGTACTCGGAGACAAAATACGAGAATTACAGGATAAATTGCAGGTACTCTCTGGTCAGGACGTGCGCAACCGCGTGCTCTCCTTCCTTCTCATGCTCGCAGAACAACACGGACAGACGCATGGAGACCAAATTATCATCAACCTGCCCATGACACACCAGGAGTTTGCCAATTCCATTGGTACAACAAGGGAAACAGCGAATCGGCTTCTAAATCAGCTTACAAAAGAGCATTTAATCGAAGTGGATCGCAGCCGAATTATCATTCTAGATTTACAAGCATTGAAGCAACAAAAGGATGCATGATCATCCAGCTCCACTAGGGTTACCCCAGTCCTTACACCAATCTCTGTGTGCAAAAAGAGACCTTAACGCCTGCAATCGATGTTAAGGTCTCTTGCTGTATGCACAATTACCGATACATGTATCAGGCGATTGTGAGCTCCGGCCTGCCCATGTCACTGAACATGCCCGCATAATATTTGACTTCGCCTGCCTCATTACGGATTGCCGTAATACTTAGCCATTCCTGATAGATCTCTCCGTTTTTCTTCCGATTCCAGATCTCGCCTTGCCAATATCCTTTTTCACGTAATTCCAGCCATAATTGGTCATAGAAACGTTTGTCCTGTTTACCGGATTTCAGCAGGCTTGGCTTCTGTCCAACCGCCTCTTCAGCACTATAACCA
This window contains:
- a CDS encoding ZIP family metal transporter: MWTAFMWGGISASAVVIGALAALFLKIPKRVIGWIMAFGTGTLIGAATFELLGDALNDGGIIPTAIGFTAGAVVYTLFDLLISAKGGAGRKRSGKSGDSNQSGLGIFAGTVMDAIPESIMLGASLLAGNGVSVVLVVSIFVSNIPEGLSSTVGLQGKYSRGKIILMWLSVLLISALAALGGYLFLEQLPEEMGAAIGAFAGGGIIAMICSTMMPEAFEEGGPIVGLIASMGLLVSLLLDL
- a CDS encoding YlbF family regulator yields the protein MNTVVKLDKQIIMHKMQELCSLLLQDEGYKEMRDMIDQFAADEQATAQYERFMEKHQALEEKERQNIELLASEIQVYEEEERALYDHPLIRRFIYAQREFSQLHQQISHYFTKSVELNRLPESNELGKEACGCGGSCSSNH
- a CDS encoding YwiC-like family protein, whose amino-acid sequence is MKTNTHSIVIPHEHGGWAMVGVPFLVGVIASGPHWLHAPLFVAWLGLYLTAYPLLQSLKKNANRHRLYKWAAIYGTVALICLIPPVLGQISLLFFGPVLAGLLLVNIWHVRHKVERSLTNDLCAMLVFSLGGAAAYLIGGGHWDYGMAIVVLFSFLHFTGSTFFVKSVFRERTNKRWLMLTRMVHILLIIIPMVIGYPWMSLAYVYSAVRTFIYAGRTLRPMKVGIIEIIGAVQFLICSVVIRIISS
- a CDS encoding Crp/Fnr family transcriptional regulator; the protein is MSRVNKDSAAEFLQQFPIFQDLSPEELMQVEDIAISRSIHKKTVIFSEGSEKEAVFFIRTGIVKAYKTDENGHEQIVSFLKTGDMFPHTGFFNAHPYPATAEAITPTELLAIPVRLFERLMLSTPSIAIKIMRVLGDKIRELQDKLQVLSGQDVRNRVLSFLLMLAEQHGQTHGDQIIINLPMTHQEFANSIGTTRETANRLLNQLTKEHLIEVDRSRIIILDLQALKQQKDA